In a single window of the Magnolia sinica isolate HGM2019 chromosome 7, MsV1, whole genome shotgun sequence genome:
- the LOC131251698 gene encoding mediator of RNA polymerase II transcription subunit 20a-like isoform X2, translated as MEVEYLPISSLEKSRQVMEDFVDIWQETVSKKSLPGHFMHIEPNFAEYGLLDHYSPQHTAVQYATVTAQLIATVRN; from the exons ATGGAG GTGGAGTACCTTCCAATTTCTTCCTTAGAGAAATCAAGGCAAGTCATGGAAGATTTTGTTGACATATGGCAAGAAACCGTGTCGAAAAAGTCATTGCCTGGTCATTTCATGCACATCGAGCCCAACTTTGCAGAGTATGGCCTCCTAGACCATTATAGCCCGCAACACACCGCAGTTCAGTATGCTACCGTCACGGCTCAACTGATTGCAACCGTTCGAAATTAG